GGTCGCCGGAAAAAGGACTTGGTGTTCTGCTGGATGCCTGGGTGAAGCTGGGCACGGAATTCCGAGACGCAGAGCTATGGATCGCCGGGGGTCCGCTGCTGTGGAAGCGGGACGGCGTGGCACCTGGAGCGGAGGAGCTGGGCGCGCGGGTTGCCGCCGTTTCGCAGCAAGACACCCGGGTGCGGGTTGCTGGGGAGCTACCACGCCAGGAGATGCCGGGGTTCTGGAACGCCGTTGATGTAGCTGTGGTGCCGTCACTGAGGGAGTCCTTCGGGCTGCAGGCGCTCGAGGCAATGGCGTGCGGCGTGCCCGTGGTAGCCAGTGCGGCGGGCGGGTTGCGGGAAGTTGTTCGAGACGGAGAGTGCGGGCTGCTGATTGAGCCCGGGGATCCGGCAGCGCTGGTGGAGGCGCTGGGTGGCATCATGCGGAATCCGGAGCTACGCATTCGGCTGGGTCAGGCCGCCCGGCGCCGCGCGGAGCACTACTCCCTGATGCCGCGAGCTGCCAAGCTGTTGCGTCTGCTTGGACATGTAGCCGAGGGCGCCCGGCGGCCGTGAGGTCGAAAGCGGTGCTGGCCTCACTGACCCGGTCGCGGCCGCTGCGCATGGGTTACGAAGCGGCGGCGCGCTTGCCGCTGCTAGGGCCAATGGCCCGTAGCCTGGCGCGCCGTGCCCTTCCCTACGACGCCAGGCTCTGGTTCGAAGTTGCGGCGGGCCCGGCGCAAGGGCTCTGGCTCCGGCTCAATCCGCGTTACGAGACAGACTACTGCGATGGCGCTTACGAGGCGCGGCTGCAGGCATTTCTCGGCGACGCGCTGCGGCCCGGTGACGTGGTCTATGACGTCGGTGCGCACATCGGCTTCTTCAGCTTGCTGTGTGCGCGGCTGGTAGGCGCGTCGGGACGCGTTCTGGCCCTGGAAGCCGACCCGGAGAACGCGGCCCGGCTGCGTGAGCACGCCGAGCGCAACCGGCTGCGCCAGATCGAAGTACTCGAGGCGGCCGCCTGGTCGGCTGCAGGGCGCCTGCGCTTCGTCCGGTCACAGGCGCGTTCCAGTCGCAACACCGGCGCCGTACTTGGTCGGGGTGATGGGCCGGGGGGAGAGGAGGTGGTCGAGGTAAGGGCCGTGTGCCTGAACGATCTGCTACCGGGCGGCCCGGAGCCGCGGCTGCTGAAGATCGATGTCGAGGGGGCCGAGACGGACGTGCTGCGTGGGGCCACGATGCTTCTGGCGTCTGCTCGGCCGCTGATCCTGTGCGAGGTGCACACCCCGGAGAATCTGGAGGCCGTGGCGAGGCTGCTGCGCGGGTTCGGCTACACCCTCCGTGTTCTGAACCCGGGGAACCCGGCATTCCCCGCGCATTACGAGGGCAGGCCGTAGCCTGCCATGAGCCGGCCCGCAGCAGAGGTTGGGCTCGCCAATCGAGCGCGGGAGCTGATTGCCCTACTGGGGCGGCGGGACATGCCGACAGACGCGCTGGAGGATTACTGTCACTGGCTGGCTCAGGGGCTTGAGCGACAGGGATTTCGGCTTCGGGTGGAGCGCTTGCCGTGGGCGGAGCGCGGGTGGCTCGAAGCGCTGAGCTTGTTGTGGCGAGAGCGGAGCGCGTGGCGGGGGCGTTGGGTGCTCGTGCAATACACGGCGCTGCAATGGTCGAAGCGCGGGTTTCCCGCCGGCCTGCTGGCAGCCATGGCGGTGCTGCGGTGGTGCGGCGCGCGGCCCGTCTTGATCCTGCACGACCCCTTAGCGTTCCGGCTGCGTGTGAACGTCGGTCCGGCGCGACGAACGGTGGACCGGCTTCGGGGGTGGTGCCAAGGCGGGGTGATGCGTGGGGCGCATCATTTGGCGGTACGGTCGGTTTCGACACTGCCCGTCCCGGAGATCACCTGGCTCTGGCGCGGCGGCAAGACGTTGTTCAATCCGGTGGGCGCGAACATACCACAGTGCCAGCAGTGCGTGGGGGAAGAGCGGCCGGACGCGCCCTCGGAAGAGGAAGGTGGCCAGGCTCCGGGGCAGGCGGCTGCCCGTCGTCCACAAGTAGCTGTCTTCGGCGTGACCACAGGCCCATTGCTGCAGCGCGATCTCGACGCACTGGTAGGGGCGGTGGCATCTGCGGCACGCGCCGTCGGCCCGCTCCGACTCACGGTCTTCGGCAGGGGCGCGCACCAGGCCGAGGCGCCGCTCAGGCGGCGGCTGCAAGATGTGGACGTCGAGCTCAAGTTCCTCGGATTGCTCACGCCTGAGGAGGTATCGCGTCTCCTGGGTTCGGCGGACGTGATGCTCTTCGTGCGCGGGGGCGTCTCGAGCCGGCGGGGTAGCGCGGTAGCCGCCCTCGCGTGCGGCCTGCCTATCGTCGGATATGCTAGCGAAGAGACGGCTCCTCCTATGACTGAAGCCGGTGTCGTTTTGGTGCCGGAAAACGATACCCGCGCGCTGGGCGAAGCGCTGGCCCGCGTGCTGGCGCAGCCGGAGCTGCGCCAGACATTGCGCTGCAGGACTCGAAGCGTGTTCGAAAAGTGGTTCCACTGGGAGCGCGTGGCGCTGCGCATGATGCAGCACCTGGAAGCGGCCGAGGCGGCCGGGGTGTGGTGAAAAAAGTCCTTCTTTATTCGCATTACTTCTCGCCGGCCGTCGGGGGTGCAGAGCGGTTCGTCGAGCTCCTGGCATCGGGGCTCGTGCGCGAGGGCCACCATGTGGTAGTGGCCACGGCGACCCCGCCCTCGAAGGTCGTTAGCACGGCGTTTCCCTTCCGGGTGGTGCGCCAGCCTGGTGCGGCTGCGCTCTGGCGGCTGATCCGCAGCTCGGACATGGTGCAGCTCGCGGGTCCGGCTTTCCTGCCCTTGATGCTGGCACTGCTACAACGGAAACCCGTTGTCGTCGAGCACCACGGTTACCAGGCAGTTTGCCCCAACGGCCTGCTGCTCTACGAGCCGACCAAGGCTGTGTGCCCCGGGCACTTCGTGGCGCGGCGCTAT
This Gemmatimonadota bacterium DNA region includes the following protein-coding sequences:
- a CDS encoding glycosyltransferase family 4 protein, producing MSDVLRDRGVALLAPRSAVLGYDPCGGSEVVLWEDARALQAAGVAVRVYAHGAANGASVITIPVRTRARLVTSLEYCGRFVRRERHAVLLAYNEPSVAGLAPDRTVVRFDWATALPRYWSWPAWRGRFGRATYLFPSASQREVLLADHPGFPAASAVVLANAVDLDFFRPSARPDGRPVRIGFTGQWSPEKGLGVLLDAWVKLGTEFRDAELWIAGGPLLWKRDGVAPGAEELGARVAAVSQQDTRVRVAGELPRQEMPGFWNAVDVAVVPSLRESFGLQALEAMACGVPVVASAAGGLREVVRDGECGLLIEPGDPAALVEALGGIMRNPELRIRLGQAARRRAEHYSLMPRAAKLLRLLGHVAEGARRP
- a CDS encoding FkbM family methyltransferase; this encodes MRSKAVLASLTRSRPLRMGYEAAARLPLLGPMARSLARRALPYDARLWFEVAAGPAQGLWLRLNPRYETDYCDGAYEARLQAFLGDALRPGDVVYDVGAHIGFFSLLCARLVGASGRVLALEADPENAARLREHAERNRLRQIEVLEAAAWSAAGRLRFVRSQARSSRNTGAVLGRGDGPGGEEVVEVRAVCLNDLLPGGPEPRLLKIDVEGAETDVLRGATMLLASARPLILCEVHTPENLEAVARLLRGFGYTLRVLNPGNPAFPAHYEGRP
- a CDS encoding glycosyltransferase, which produces MSRPAAEVGLANRARELIALLGRRDMPTDALEDYCHWLAQGLERQGFRLRVERLPWAERGWLEALSLLWRERSAWRGRWVLVQYTALQWSKRGFPAGLLAAMAVLRWCGARPVLILHDPLAFRLRVNVGPARRTVDRLRGWCQGGVMRGAHHLAVRSVSTLPVPEITWLWRGGKTLFNPVGANIPQCQQCVGEERPDAPSEEEGGQAPGQAAARRPQVAVFGVTTGPLLQRDLDALVGAVASAARAVGPLRLTVFGRGAHQAEAPLRRRLQDVDVELKFLGLLTPEEVSRLLGSADVMLFVRGGVSSRRGSAVAALACGLPIVGYASEETAPPMTEAGVVLVPENDTRALGEALARVLAQPELRQTLRCRTRSVFEKWFHWERVALRMMQHLEAAEAAGVW